The Pontibacter sp. SGAir0037 DNA segment GTTGGATGAAATCTGGCTGTAAAGTGTATTGGCGCTGTTGGCTGCGGGTGCTGTAGGTTGTGTCTCGTACTGGTCGCGGTACGGGTCAGGCTCACCTAAGTCCATAAAGGCAACCATGTTACGTAGGTTTTCTGTAGAGCGGTTGTTATTGGTAACATAGAGCTCCAGGCGACGGATCACAATACCTGAATTAACCAGCGGCAGGTTCTTAAGCGTATTGTCGTAGCGATTGCGAAAGAACTGCGACAGGAAATAATGGCGGTCCCTGTCATACTGGTCTACCCGGATTTCAAAAGGCTTGTTCTGAGCCCCGTTCTGCACTACGATTTCATCGTTTCTGCCCCTTACATTGGCCGCAATAGCTGTTACAGCCAGTCGGCCAAACTGTAACTGGGTTTTTATGCCGAACAGGTTCTGAGCACCTGTTATAAGAGAGTTGTTCAGCGGAAGGCTTACATTACCGGCCTCCACTTTTCTGATAATTTCTTCTTCGTAACCAGTATAATCCAACTTCATGTTATTCTCGAAGTCGAAGTTGGCGTTATTATCCCAGTTAAAGTTTATGCGCATTTTCTCGCCTACTTTGCCGACCAGGTTCAGGGAAATATTCTGGTCAAACTCAAAGTCGCCGGTGCGCTGCTGGCGTATCGGAATGGTCGGGTTGGAGTTACGGTTAAAGCGTGCTCCAAATTTAACGGCCACGTTTCCGTTAGGCTGTATATCTACAAAGTTTCCACCAAATATTCTGTCGAAAATAGGGCTAATATAGATCTTTGGAACCAGGCGACGTCCACTCACAACGCTCTCTCCGTCTAAGCCCGCAGACTTGCTACGCCAGTAGCTTCTTATGGCTTCTTTCTGCTGCCACTCAGAATACTCCTTTAGCGTCATGGAAGAAGGAGTTCTGTAGTTCAGATCCCCGATCGATTCATTAATGTTATACTGCTGCAGGCTATCGTTATACTGCATCTCAAGCTCAATCTTGCTTGGCTTGCCCAGCAACAGGGGAGAGGAGCCTGTTCTATTACCAAAAGGATCACCAACTCTATCCTGTGGTGTAACAGTAGGTCTGCGGCTCGGTTTATATTTAGTAGTATCTGTTCCTGTAGTGTCCTGCAGCAACAGTAAACTTGGAATCATAGCAGAGGTGAACTGTTTTTGAATGCGCTCGGCCTCGGCCTGCGACCACAAAGACAGCAAAGCTATAACAACAACCAGAGTAAATAGGAGGCTGTTCTTTTTACTTTTCCAGATCAAAATTGGATATAACTCTTATGAAGATTTTAATGCAAATTTTATCAGCTCTTCTACGCTTAAGTTCCTGCTTTCACGCTTGATAATGGCATCTATGGTTTTCTCGGCCACGTTTTTTGCAAAACCCAGTGTAACTAAAGCAGATAACGCTTCTGCCCGTACAGTATTGTGCGTTGCAGCAGGAACAACAGAGTCTGCTGTTAAAGTTTCTTTTTTAATTTTATCCCGCAGCTCCAGGATAATACGTTGTGCTGTTTTAGCTCCTATCCCTTTCACATGCTGTATGGTGCGAACATCTTCCCGGAGGATAGCTTGTTGTACTTCTTCTACCGAAAGCGAGGAAAGAATGGTAAGTCCTGTATTGGGCCCAACCCCTGAAATGGAGATCAGGTGCAGGAAAAGATCTTTCTCGGCTGTTGTTAAAAAGCCATACAAGGTATGCGCATCTTCTTTAATGTGCAGGTACGTTTGCAATCGGCACCTCTCGCCCTGAGGCAGGGCAGAGTAGGTGCTGAGAGAAATTTTAATTTGGTAGCCTACGCCGTTCACATCAATAATAACATAAGCGGGCTCTTTGTAGGCTAACTTACCATCAATGTAGGCTATCATTTATAAAGGTTTATTTACTTGGTTCTGTGCATCTACAACGGCAATCGAAATCATGTTGATGATCTCACGGATAGAGCTTCCCAGCTGTAGAATATGTACCGGCTTACGCATACCCATCAAAACGGGCCCGATAACTTCGTTGCCGCCTATTTCCTGTAACACTTTATAGGCAATATTGCCTGAGGCCAGTGTAGGGAATATCAGGGTGTTGGCTCCTT contains these protein-coding regions:
- the ruvA gene encoding Holliday junction branch migration protein RuvA gives rise to the protein MIAYIDGKLAYKEPAYVIIDVNGVGYQIKISLSTYSALPQGERCRLQTYLHIKEDAHTLYGFLTTAEKDLFLHLISISGVGPNTGLTILSSLSVEEVQQAILREDVRTIQHVKGIGAKTAQRIILELRDKIKKETLTADSVVPAATHNTVRAEALSALVTLGFAKNVAEKTIDAIIKRESRNLSVEELIKFALKSS